From Heterodontus francisci isolate sHetFra1 chromosome 9, sHetFra1.hap1, whole genome shotgun sequence, the proteins below share one genomic window:
- the gpx2 gene encoding glutathione peroxidase 2 → MAQGVRSFYDLSAVTLDGDKVDFNVYRGKVVLIENVASLUGTTKRDFAQLNELQTCYRHRFVVLGFPCNQFGFQENCNNEEILNSLKYVRPGDGFQPNFTMFQKCEVNGVGTHPVFAFLKEKLPVPVDDPTSLMNDPKFITWSPVYRSDIAWNFEKFLIGPEGEPFRRYSKKFQTIQIESDIQRLLKVAK, encoded by the exons ATGGCTCAGGGCGTCAGGTCTTTCTACGATCTCAGCGCTGTGACCCTGGACGGGGACAAAGTGGACTTCAATGTCTACAGAGGGAAGGTGGTCCTGATCGAGAATGTCGCTTCCCTCTGAGGCACGACCAAAAGGGATTTCGCCCAGCTCAACGAGCTCCAGACGTGCTACCGGCACCGCTTTGTTGTGCTGGGCTTCCCTTGTAACCAGTTCGGCTTCCAG gAAAACTGTAATAATGAGGAGATACTCAATTCCTTGAAGTATGTCCGTCCTGGAGATGGCTTTCAGCCCAATTTCACCATGTTCCAGAAGTGTGAGGTCAATGGTGTTGGCACACATCCCGTCTTTGCCTTCCTGAAGGAGAAATTGCCTGTTCCTGTGGATGATCCTACATCCTTGATGAACGATCCCAAATTCATCACTTGGAGCCCAGTCTACCGATCGGACATCGCATGGAATTTTGAGAAATTTCTCATCGGGCCTGAAGGAGAACCTTTCAGACGCTACAGCAAAAAGTTCCAAACCATCCAGATTGAATCTGACATCCAAAGGCTACTGAAAGTTGCCAAATAG